Part of the Gemmatimonadota bacterium genome is shown below.
CCAACCCCCTCCTCGCCTCCACCACCCTTTCCACCGCCTGCTCCCGCGTGTCCGCCATAGCTGTCAAGTGCCCCATCTTTCTGCCTGGCCGGGCTTCCTGTTTCCCGTATAGATGTAATTTGATCTCCGGAATGGCCAGGACCGCCGCCCAGTCGGGCTCGCCATTCGCCCACAGATCTCCCAGCAAGTTGGCCATGGCCGCGGGCCGGGGCTGCTCGGTCGATCCGAGGGGCAGGCCGCAAACGGCTCGGACCTGTTGCTCGAACTGGCTGGTAACGCAGGCGTCGAAGGTGAAGTGACCCGAGTTGTGGACGCGGGGCGCGATCTCGTTGATGATGAGGTTCCCGGTGCGGTCGAGAAAGTACTCGACGCAGGCGACCCCGACGACGTCGAGGGCTTCGAATACCTTCCGCGTGAGGTTCACGGCGGTGACGTTTACCGCGCCGGACACGTCGGCTGGAGCGGTCGTAACGTCAAGTATGTGGCGACTGTGCTTGTTCTCGACGGCACCGTAGTGGGCGAAATCGGCGTTCAATCCTCTCGCGGCGACCACGGACAGTTCGAGTTCGAAATCGATAAACGCTTCTAGCACCGCTTCCTGCCCCGCCATGGTCGTCCAAGCGTCGCCCACGTCGTCAGCCGAATCGATCTTTACCTGACCCTTTCCGTCATATCCGAAACCGGCCGTCTTGAGCACGGCGGGCGTACCGATTTCCTCGACGGCCGCTGCCAGTTCCTTCCCCGACTTGACGTGACGAAACGGCGCGACCGGAAACCCGTGCTCCGCCAAAAAAGTCTTCTCCCGCAGGCGGTTCTGCGTCGTGTGGAGTACGCTGCCTTTGGGGCGAACCGGTGCGATGGGCGATGCGGCGTCGACGCATTCGGCGGATATGTTCTCGAACTCAAGGGTGATGACGTCCACATCGGCGGCGAAGCGCTTCACAGCTTCCACATCGTCATAGGCGGCCACGACTTCGCGGTCTGCGACGTGACCGGTAGGCGAGTCGGATTCTGGTGAGAGGGTGTGGATGCGATAGCCCATGCGCCGGGCGGCGATGGCGATCATGCGGCCGAGTTGGCCGCTTCCGAGGATACCGATGGTCGATCCTGGAAGGATTGGGTCGTTCATGTCGCGGAGCCGTCCGTTACGGTCCGGTCGTTTATAGCGCTCGCGACGGCCAGTTCGTGTGTTCCACTCACGTCAGCTCGTCCCCCATGACCTTCCCGGTCTGATCCTCCCGATACTTCCTCAGTTTCTCCCGCAGGTCCGGCCGCGAGTTGGCCAGGATGGCCACGGCGAGCAGGCCCGCGTTCACGGCGCCGGACTGGCCGATGGCCAGGGTGCCCACGGGGATGCCGCGGGGCATCTGGACGATGGAGAGCAGGGAGTCCATCCCATTGAGCGCCTTGCTTTCTACAGGCACGCCGAGTACGGGAAGGAGCGTCTGGGCAGCCATCATGCCGGGCAGGTGGGCTGCGCCGCCGGCGCCTGCGATGATGACTTCGAGGCCTCGTCCCTCGGCCTCGGCCGCGTACTCGGCCAGCCAGACGGGCGTGCGGTGGGCCGAGACGATCCGGCATTCGTGGGGCACGCCAAACTGCTCGAGCACCTCCTGGACGTTCCGCATGGTGTCCCAGTCGGACTTGCTGCCCATAACCACGCCGACGAGGGGATTGGAAGTGGGTTTGTTTACGTTCATGGATTCACCTCTTCAACGACAAGGGCATTGGCGTGTAGCAACTGAGCAACCTGATGAAATGTCGCCACGTACGGAAGGTCGCCACCCGCGGCATGGCACACCGCGGACAGTGAAACATTCGTCTCAAATCTTGCATGCGTCGCCGTTGCATCCCATTTTTCTTCGTCCCGCGATCTTCAGGACGGGCGGCAGGTACAGCAGCAGTCCGAAAGGAACCAACAGGGGAACCTGCAAGCACACTTTGCGAGCCGCATAGATCCCGGTGAAAGTCCGGTCCGTTCTGTTTTCGACCACGACGATTTCGCCTGCGGGAACTTCTCCAATCGGCGACCGGTCGGTCCGCAGCTCGACCCGGTCCAGCCAGTCCATGCGACCCGTGCGTGCCGCCTTTCGCGCGCAGTCGGGACAGTGCTCATTGAAATACAGTCTTACACTCACTACTTAACCCCGTCCTGCGCCAGAATATGCTCCACCACCTTCGGTCCATGCAAGCGGCTATTTTCGATGAAGATGTCGCTGCTTACGTTGCCGGCGGTGATGACGCCGATGATGTAGATACCGGGCACGTTGGATTCGAAGGTGTCGGGGTCGTGGACCGGAATGTTGTCTTCGGGCAGGACTACGACGCCTGTGCCGCTGAGAAAGGGCACGTCGGGGCCGTGGCCCGTCATGCAGAATACGAAGTCGTTCGGGATCACGCGCTTCGAGCCCGACACGTCCAGGACGACCTCGGTCTGCCGGATCTCCTTCAGCGTGGAGTCCATGATGGCCGTGATCGATCCCTCGGCGATGCGGTTCTCCAGGTCGGGCAGGACCCAGTACTTAATGCCCCGGAACGCGCCGCGGCGGTAGGACATGGTCACCCGCGCGCCGGCGCGGTAGAGGGTCAGGGCCGTCTCCACGGCCGAGCTCTTGCCGCCCACGACGAGGACGTCCCGGTCGAAGTAGGGGTGGCCCTCCTTGAAGTAGTGGAAGACCTTGGGCAGTTCCTCGCCCGGCACGCCGATCCGGTTGGCGCTGTCGAAGGCGCCGGTGGCCAGGATGACCTTCCGGGTGCGGTAGTGGCGGTCGCCCTCTCGCTGCGAGACCGATTCGATCTCGAAGTCTCCGTCCTGACCCGAGATGCGGGTGACCTCCTCGTAGGTGTTCACCTTGAGTCCCTGGGACTCGACGAATTTCAGGTAGTAGTTCAGCGCCTCTTCCCGGGTGGGCTTGAGCCCCTGGACGATCATGGGCACGTCGCCCAGCGAGATGAGTTCCGGGGTCGAGTAGAAGATCAGGCCCGTGGGGAACTGGTAGATGGTGTGGACGATGCACTGGCGCTCCACGACCACGTAGTCCAATCCGACCTGCCTGGCGGCGTAGGCCGCGGCGAGTCCGGCCGGTCCGGCTCCGATGATGACGGCGTCGTACAAGTTTCCTCCGATCCTAGTCTTCCAGTTCCATGGCGACGACCTCCCACTCCAGGTAGAGATTCTCCAGTTCCTGCCGGGCGCGTGCGTAGGCGCTGCCGACCCGTTCGACCTGCTCCCGGTCGGAGAAGGTCCCTTCCTCGCCGAGGTCGCCCTCGAGTCGGGCGATCTCCGCCTCCTTCTTCCGAATGGCCTCCTCCAGCGCTTCGGCCATCATCCGCTGCTCCTTGCGTTCCTTTTTCCGGGGATCGTAGGCCGTCCCGCCCGCCCCGCCCGTCGTCCCGCCAGCCGTTCCGGCACTATCGCCAGCCGTTCCGGCCCTGCGGCGTGGCTTCTTCTCCTTCGACCGCGCGGCTTCGAGGCGCTGCTCCTCCTTGTAAGCCCGGTACTCCGAGTAGGTGCCTTCCCAGTGGCGGACGCCGTCCTGTTCGAAGATCAACAGCGCGCCGACCATCTGGTCGAGGAAATACCGGTCGTGGGACGCCACCATGAGCGTGCCGGGGTAGTCGGCAAGGGCCTGCTCGAGGGCCTGCCTGGAGAGGATGTCGAGGTGGTTGGTCGGTTCGTCGAGGACCAGGAAGTTCGGTTCCTCCAGGATCAACTTGGCCAGCGCCAGGCGCCCCTGCTCCCCTCCACTCAGCAGGTTCACCTGCTTGAAGACGTCGTCTCCGCGGAAGAGGAAACGGCCGAGGAGGTTGCGCACCGTGCCCTCATTCAGGGCCGGCCTGACCGACCAGAGTTCGTTCAGCACGGACCGCTCGCCCGTCAGGCTGGCCCGTTCCTGGTCGTAGTAGCCGATGTCCACGCCCGTGCCCAGGCGGATGCGCCCGGACGTAGGCGTCTCCTGGCCCACGATCATGCGGAGCAGCGTGGTCTTGCCCGCGCCGTTGTACCCGATCAGGCCCACGCGGTCGCCCAGGTGCTGGGTGAAATGCAATTCCGAGAACAATGTCCGCGTGCCGTAGCTCTTGGATAGGTCATCGAGGGCGAGCACGTCCCGGCCGCTGCGCTTCATCGTCCCGAAGTTCAGAGAGGCCGACCGGTGCTTCGTCCGCGGCTTTTCGAGGCGGTTCAGGCGCGCCAGATGGCTCCGCCTTCCCTGGGCCTGCTTGGTCTTGACGCCCTCGATGGTCCGGCGTATGAATTCTTCCCGCTCCTTGATGAAGGCCTGCTGCTGGTCATACGCGCGCTGCCGCGCCTTGAGGCGTTCGGCCTTGACCTCCATGGCACGGGTGTAGTTGCCCGGGAAGTTCTGCAGCCCCAGGTCTTCCAGTTCGGCGATCCGGTTCACTGTCCGGTCGAGGAAGTAGCGGTCGTGGGAAACGAGCAGGATGGCCGCCGGGTGATCGGAGATGTAATCCTCCAGCCACTCCGTCGCGGCTACGTCCAGGTGGCTTTCCGGCTCGTCCAGCAGCAGCAGGTCCGCGTCCCCCAGCAGCAGCTTGCCCAGGCGCAGGCGCGTCTTCTGCCCGCCGCTGAGCACGTTGACCGGCAGGGGCAGATCCTCCTCTTTGAAACCCAGGCCGTGGAGCACGGTCTTTGCGCGGTGCGGGTAGGTGTAGCCACCGGCCCGTTCGAACTCCTCGGTCAGCCGGCCGTACAGCCCCAGCCGGCGCTCGGTTTCCTCGGCGTCGCCCTTCGCTTTCTCCAGCGCCGCTTCGGCCTCGCGCAGCTGCTTTTCCAGTTCATGAATGCGCTCGAAGCTGCTCAGCGCCTCGTCCAGGACCGAGTTGGTGGCTGTCAGGTGCGCGTCCTGGGTCAGGTAGCCGGTCCGGAGGTCCCGCCGGCGGGAGATCTCACCTTCGTCCGGCGACAGGTCGCCGGTGATGAGCTGCAGCATGGTCGTCTTGCCGGTCCCGTTGGAACCGATCAGGCCCACGTGCTGGCCGGGGTCGATGCCCCAGCTGATGCCCTGGAGGACACACTGCGCGCCATAGTGTTTCGTGACTTTGTGGAAGGATACGAGCGCCATGGGTCAAGCCGTGATTGAGGAAGTCGTGGTCGCCGAGGGCATGCTCACGCAAGTCGTGTTCGTGGTCGCCGTGTTCGTGTTCGCCGAAGGAAACCGGGTAATATCAAAAAACCATGGAAGGCTGGCCGATAGCTTCCATGGTTTCGTCGAGTGGGATGCACTCAGTACGGCATTTTGTATGCGTGCGACCCGGTCAGGCACAGGCCTGTCCAGGCAGTCCAGGCAGTCCAGGCACATCCGGGCCGGGTAGGTCTTTGTACGGATGCCGACTCGCAGGGGCGGCCCCTGAAAAGTGAGCGGGTGCCGCCGGGTCGGGTCAGACCGGCCCGTGAATCAGACGGCGGCTTCCTGGGCGGTGACTTCTCCGTCCGCGTACCATTCCACGAAGTTGTAGACCCCCTTGCGGATGATCCCGCGGGGATTCCCGTGTATGTCCACCCGGTCGCTGCGCACCGTGACGATCTTGGAGCGGGTATCGATCTCTTCGTCGGGCACGATGACCCGGGCTACGAAGAACTTGCCGTCCTGCTCGCAGACGCCGAATTCCATGTTCTTGCTGTTCAGATCCTGAACGCAGAACTCGATGGCTTCACGCTTTTCGAATTCGCCTGTTACCTGAATGTATTCGCCCTCGGTGGGTCCCAGTAGCTGCATACGATCGCTCTCTTCCTGCCGCGTGCCCATGGTTACCGATGAAATCCAGGTCGCTTAATGAGTGCGCACGCCTCGACTCAGCGACCCCGGAATGCCGCGGGACGTTTCTCGAGAAACGCCGCGATGCCTTCCGCCTTGTCCTCTGTGGAGCTCACCGCTCCGAATTCTCGGGCCTCCAGCGCCAGGGCTTCGTCCAGCCCCTGGTCCAGCCCTTCGTTGACGCAGGTCTTGATGGAAGCCAGCGCCACGCCGCCCTTGGCGGCCATGCGCCCGGCCAGTTCCCCGACCGTCTCCATCAAGTCCTCCGGCTCCGTAACGCGATTGACGAGCCCGAGGCGATGGGCCTCGGCGGCATCGAACATATCGCCCGTCATCATCAACTCGAGGGCCCGTCCCCGGCCGATGAGTCGCGGCAACCGCTGCGTGCCGCCCCATCCCGGGACCAGGCCGAGGTTGATTTCCGGCTGGCCGAACCGGGCTTTCTCCGAGGCGTACCGCAGATCGCACGCCATGGCCAGTTCGCATCCGCCTCCCAGCGCCACTCCGTTCACGGCGGCAATGACCGGCAATCTGAAACCTTCGATCCGCCGGAAGAGGCGATGCCAGCGATGGGTCATTTCCTCGGCGTCCGAACCCGACAGCCGCTGCAGTTCACGGATGTCGGCTCCGGCGGCAAAGGCCCGATCGCCGCTCCCCGTGAGAATCACCACGGAAGCAGCCGGGTCGTCGTCAATCTGGTCGAGCGCTTCACCGAGTTCGCGTCCGACCTGGGCGCTGAGCACGTTCAGGGGAGGATGGTCGATCGTGATCATGACCACCCCGCCGTCCTGCTCTTTGAGGATCTGCTCAAACGACATGCAAGCGCCTTGTCGACGTGCCTTAAAACAACCCATTTCACCGGGACGATTCCAATGGAAATCGACCCGGTTTCCGCGGAAAGCGCGAACAGTTTAAGATAATGTATTTACGTCACTTCGTCAATAGCAAAGTTTGAAATTGTAACAGGATCGTCACACAATCCAGGAGGGGTACCGCCAGGAAAATCCAGGTCGCCGGAGCGCGGGAAAGGCAGGGAAATCGCGGGCCCTATTCCCGGTCCCGCGCGTCGACCGTCCACTGCTCCCGGCAGCGGCCGTCGCCGTCGATTACGTACACCTGGCGATGCAGTGCGGAGCAGGGGCATACGTGGGTTGGGAAGACGTAGATGGGATCGCCGACCGACAGGCCGGAGCTGTCCACGCTGTCCATGACCCAGTGTTCCTCGTTGTGCTGGCCGGGTTCGGCACCGGGGAGGTTCCAGGGGATGCCGCGCTGTCCGGCCGGGTCCGAAGCGATGGACTTGTTGCCCAGGTCGAGGGTCACGCGCGTCGCCGTGGGAATGCTGATGATGCGGCTGAGGAGCAGGGCCGCGGCTTCGAAGGGCAGGTCGGGAAAGCGGCTGCCGTACCCCCAGTCCCAGAATACCGAGGTGCCGGGCGAGGGCTCCACGTCTTCGGCCGGGGCATAGCACGGGAAGGATATAGAACCGCCCATGACGCGCCTCGGCACGGGCAGTCCCCGGGACTCCAGCCGGGCCTGGAACGCCCGCACCTGGTCCAGTGCGCCGCCGCAGGCCAGCCGGCGTTCTTCGATGTCCACCTGGTGGTTATGGCCGTCGTAGCCGTGCAATCCGCCGGGTGTGATGCCGGGCAGGCGGTCGAGCAGCGCGTAGAGTTCGAGCGCTTCCGGGCCGGCCTCGATCCCGGTGCGGTGCTGGCCCACGTCGAAGTCCAGCAGCACGTCGATGGTCACGCCGGAGCCGGCCGCCGCCGCCGACAGCGCCTCTGCCGCGCCCGCATCGTCCACCATGCTGCGGAAAGTCGCCTCGGGATAACGGCCGGCCAGCTCGACCAGGCGTCCGATGTTGGGCCCGATCATCTGGTAGGCGACGAAGACGTCCTCCACGCCCATCTCCGCCAGCATCCGCGCCTCGTATATCGTGGCGCACTTGAACTTGCCGATCCCGGCCGCGCGCTGCATCTCGATGACGGCCCGCATCTTGTGGGTCTTTATGTGGGGACGGAGGCGTTCGGGGCCGCCCGCGATCTCCAGGGTCCGGTCGATGTTTTCCTTGAGCCGCTCCCGGTAGACAAGCATGGAGGGACTGGGTATCTCGTCGACGTTGGCTACGAGGTATCGGGGATCCATGGGTACTCCTACTGTAGTTTACCGCGCGCCGCGATGTCCCACACGGACTCAACCGTACCGCCGCGCACGCCGTAGAACCGGTCGTGGAGGTTGATGGTCGTGCAGCAGTGGCTCGGGACGATGTGGAACTTGTCGCCCGGCCTGAGCGTGCAGGACGCGCCGGGCAGCTCGATCTTGACGTGTTCCTCGGACTGGCGCAGGATCGACGCGCCGTCCACGCCGCGGACGGTCTGCAGTCCCATGTCGTTCGTCATGGTCTTCAGGCCCGCGTCGGCGACGGCGAGTTCGTCGCCGGGCCGGCTGACGATGGTGGCGTAGATGGTGAGTGAACAATCGAATTCGGGGATGCGTTTCCGGTAGGTGCCGTCCATCAGGATGTAGGATCCCGCCTGCACTTCGTTCACGCCCGGAAACGTCCCGGTGACCTTGTACGTCCCCGTGCCGCCGCCGCTGACCAGGTCCACGGCCAGACCCCGCTCGCGTATGTAGTCGGCCGTCTGGGTAAGCATGGTCATGGACGCCCGGCAGCCGGCGTATCGCTCCTCGTCGTTCGGGTTGCCGATGATGTGGCCCTCGTAGCCCATCACCCCGCGAAAGATGACGCCGGGATGCTTGTCGATGGCCTGGGCGAGTCGCCAGGCGGGTTCGCCGGGCGGCACGCCGCAGCGCTCCATGCCGACGTCGACCTCGATGATCATGTTCACCCGGGTGCCGGCGGCCAGCGCCGCGTCGGAGATCTCCCGGACGTTTTCCTCGTGGTCCGAGGCGACGATGACGTCCGAATGGCGCGCGAGGGCGACGAGCCGGTCGATCTTGACCCGCCCGACGACCTGGTTGGCCACGAGGATGTCGCGAATGCCCGCCGCCGCCATAACCTCGGCCTCGCCCAGCTTGGCGCAGGTGACGCCCCGGGCGCCGGCCTCGATCTGCCGGTGGGCCAGGACCGGCGTCTTGTGCGTCTTGGTGTGGGGCCGCAAGTAGGCGTCCTTGTCGGCGAAGAACGCCGCCATGCGGGCGATGTTGCCTTCCATCAGGTCCAGGTCGATCACCAGGGCCGGGGTGTCGATGTCTTCGATCGGACTGCCGGGACGGGCCATGAGGCGTACTCCAGAATACTCGATAGATGCAAGCAGTTAAGTGTATAAACTTAGCGTATAAACAATGTATAGCCGTCCGCGCCTACCGCTTAAAGTATCTTCAGTGTATAGACGGGACGGCGAGGTAAAGAGTATGTTCAATGTATAGCCGACGGAAGGGCGAGGTACATTTTAATCTACCAATCCCGCGAATTCGGCACGGGCAGCGAACTGCCGTTCTCGGCGATGGACTGCTGGCTGACGAGGCCGGGCAGGGTCATGTCCATGGCCTCGTGCAGGCCGATGGACGGTTTGCGCCGGCCTTCCGCAGCTTCGATGAATTCGACCAGTTCATGGTAGTCGCTCCCGCCGTGCCCGGCGCCTTTCGCGGCCGCCGCCCTCATCCAGTCGGGCAGGAACTCCTCCTCCAGTTCGTGAAGGTCCATCCACGTGTTTTCGTCCGCGCACCGGGACCGCAGCCAGACGCGGTACGGCTGTCCCTTGCCCCGGGCCGATTCGTAGCAGCCGTCGGTCCCCTGGAGCTGGTAGTTGGTCAGTGCATGAGGGCGGTCGGAGGTAAGGTCCATCCGGATCTTGGCCAGGCCGCCGCCCGCCATCTTGCAGAGCATGACGCTCGTGTCCTGGGCGTAGGGCCTGCCCTCCGCGTCCAGGTAGTGATGGCCGCTGCCGTGGCATGATACGTACGCCACGCGGTCGTCGAACCACTGGAGGATGGGTCCCAGGCTGTGGGTCCCGTAGGTGATGCCGTCGATGCCGGACTGCCAGTGGCGGCGCCAGACCTGCTCGGGCGGCAGTCCCCGGGCCGCCAGGCGATGCTCGTCGTACCCCTTGAGCTCGTGGAGGTACTCCCCCTCGGCATAGTAGGGCGTGCCGAAATGCCCCGCCTTCACGAGCGCCTTCACCAGCACGTTCTCCCGGATGTAGGTGTAGTTCTCGCCCATCATGTACACGCGGCCGGAGGCCCCGGCCGCCCGGACGATCCCCCGGCACTCCTCGACCGAAACCGCCGCCGGGACCTCGCTGAATACGTGCAGCCCCCGGTCCAGTGCGGCGATGGCCTGCGGCGCATGCAGCGGCATGGGCGTGGCGATGATCACGCCGTCCAGGTCGGACCGTTCGAGCATTTCATCGTAGTCAGTGTACCGCTCCGAGGCGCCGAGCAGCTCGGCGGTGGCGGGCAGCGCACCGGCGTCGACGTCGCACACGGCGTGTACGCGGACCCGCGGGAGGGCATCGCAGGCGGCGCGGAAGCTCATGCCCCGGCCGCATGCCCCGGCGATGCCCAGGTGGAACTGTTCGTGACGAGGGTTCATAGCCGATCTCTTTCAGGTTCGTCGGGCCGGCCGGTCAACTCACCAGCGTGGCGATCCGTCTCATGCACACCGCCAGGAAGATCTCCTGCGCGCCGGGCAGGTCCTGGTGGGCATCGCTGTCGATGAAGTGGTTCATGGTCATGATAATGAGATACACCGACAGGGTGTCAAGGGGACTCTGTTCCACGACGGGGTGGCTGTCGCGGATGAGCGCCGCGAGCAACCGGGCCTGTTCCATCATGGCCGGCACGTCGTTGCGTTCATAGGCCTGGATGAATAGGGCGAAGAGGCTTTCCACGCTCCGGCGGGTGTCTTCGGGAACCGCCTTCGATTCGGTAAACCGGGAAACGGTCCGCTTGATCATGCGTTCCAGTTCGCCATAGCGTTCGTTTTCCTCCATGGACAACAGCTTGTAGAAGCGGTCTCCGGCGCCCAGCGTGTGGCAGATATTGTTGAGCAGCTGCAGCCGCACCGCGGGCGATGTGAAGGATCCGAGCCGGTCGAAGGTCGGCTTGATGATGCGGTAGTCCTCGCGGTGGCTCAGGGCCTCCACGAGCGTGGGGAAGGTCAACGGATCCACGTTGTTCGAGAATTGCCAGAACAGCAGTTCCTGCACGTCGTCGCCCTCCATCTGTCCCAGCCCGGAAATGGCACTGATCCGCACCCTGGGATCTTCGTCTTCCAGGGCCTCGACCAGCGGGTCCACCGCTTTGGCGTGTTTCAGCTGGCCCAGGGCCTCGGCCGCCTCGCTGCGGATGTCCGATGAAGGACTCTCCAGTTCCCGTATGAGCGAGTTCACCGCCACCTCCGAGCCGGTTTCCCCCAGCGCCCGCGCCGCCTGCCGGCGCACCTTGCCGCTGGCGTCGGACAGGGCCTGGACAAGGTGGTCGATGGCCATGGGATTCCGGGACCGACCCAGCCGGTAAGCCGCCCGCGCGCGCCGGTCTTCGGCCGTGGCCACGTTGAACACGATGTAGTTGAAGGTGTAGCTCAGCAGGTTGCCGCGGAACATGTTCGAAAGGAGCTGCTGGGACGAGATGGAGCGGGCGTCGCGTACCGGCCGGAGCAGGAACAGCGGCACGAAACGCATGATCCCGCTCAGGAAGAACAGGAGATTGATGTCCTGGATCAGGAACCCGGCCACGGTGAAGCGGACCCCGGCCAGCGAAGCCACCAGAATGCCGCCCAGGAGCGGACCGGCGGCGTAGAGCAGGTTGATCGACGTGGACCACGAGGCCATGTAGGCGACCCGCTCGTCCTGGTTCTCCTTCGGAAGCAGCGCGTACTGCAGGGGCGTGACCGCCAGGTTGATGCCGCCCATGATGAGGCCGGAGAGCAACATGGCGACGGCGACCATGGCGTGGTTGCCGGGCTGGCACAGCCCCCACAGAAAGGCGTTCAACGCGCCGGGAATGATGAGGATCTGGAGGACCGGCTTGCTGCCGAAGCGGTCGATGATCACGCTCCAGGCGCGGTAACCTGCTATAGTGGCGAGCGTGCCCAGGGCGCTCAGCAGGGAGATGGCGGTATAGCCGAACCCCAGCCGGTCGAGCATAAACACGCTGAAGAGCGGACCGGAGAGTCCCAGGGCGAACTGCCAGGACGCGTAGAATGTAACCAGCCGGCGGAAGTTCCCGTCGCGAAAGGGCTGCAGCAGGTGGCGCAGGGGATTCCGGGTCTCGGTCTCGTCGACACGGGACGGGTAGGGCGTGCGCCTGAGAAACAACGGCCCGGCGGCGCCGCAGAGGGTCCCCACAACGAAGACCACCACGAAGGCCATGAGCTTTTCGTCACCGGGAAACCAGTCCACGAATCGGCCCGTCATGACGCCCACCGCGGCGCCCACCAGGCTGTTGACGATGGTCTGGCGGCTCGTGAAGCGGGCGCGGATGTTCTCCGGGACGGTGCCGGCGACCCAGTTCGAGTAGAAGGGCGTGTAGATGTATCCCGCGGTCAGCCCGGCGACCAGGAAGATGAGCAGCATCCGCTGGTGCAGCGATTCGACGAAGAGGAAGGGGATCGTGATCATGAGCCCCCGGAACAGCGCCTCCAGCACGCCGTTCCATACGACCCAGCGCTTCTTGTTCTCGATGGTCTTGCTGAAGAGGGAGGAAATGATCTGCACCGGCGCGAGGATCGATGCGATCGCGGAGTAGAAGGCGATGTCCGACGCGTCCGCGCCGAGTGACAGCACGAAACCCGCGAAGACGGCCGTATTCGTGCCGACCATCTGGCCCCAGGCGCCCCAGAGTCCTCTCACGACGATAAAGGATCGAAGCGATCGGTTGACTTCGCCCCGTGAAAGCATGTTGGATTGCTCCGTTGGCCTGTCCGAATCAGCCGTATCACGGCCCCGCAATATCAAGTGCCGACTTCGATTGACTACACGGTCCCTCGGTCACGCTAAAAATGCACGGTCCGCCATATGCCGCGCTTCCCGCGAAACGCGCCACAGAATAGGAGCGCTGTACCGGTAACGTCAAGAATATAAAAAGAAAAAGCGAGAATCGTGGCCGGCATTTCCACTATTCCGTTAATAATCACAATGGAATCGGATCATTTAAAAGGAGCATGGAAATGGAAACCATATCAATCTGGATCCAGCCAGCCGTATTGGTGACAGCCTTTATCTTCTTCTGGCGGGAGGCCAGGGGGAGCAGGCGGGAAATCAAGGCCGACATGCTTGAAACAGAATCCAGGATTCTCGACGGGATTGACGAGAAAATTAAAGTCGTGGACGTGCGGTTTGATGCCGTGGAAAGGCGATTCGACGAAGTGGACCGGCGGTTCGATGCCGTTGACCGGCGGTTTGACGCTGTTGACCGGCGGTTCGATCGGATGGAGGAACGAATGTCCTCAGTCGAAATCCACCAGGGCAGACTGAACGAGAGGATGACGGCCACGGAAG
Proteins encoded:
- a CDS encoding Gfo/Idh/MocA family oxidoreductase — encoded protein: MNPRHEQFHLGIAGACGRGMSFRAACDALPRVRVHAVCDVDAGALPATAELLGASERYTDYDEMLERSDLDGVIIATPMPLHAPQAIAALDRGLHVFSEVPAAVSVEECRGIVRAAGASGRVYMMGENYTYIRENVLVKALVKAGHFGTPYYAEGEYLHELKGYDEHRLAARGLPPEQVWRRHWQSGIDGITYGTHSLGPILQWFDDRVAYVSCHGSGHHYLDAEGRPYAQDTSVMLCKMAGGGLAKIRMDLTSDRPHALTNYQLQGTDGCYESARGKGQPYRVWLRSRCADENTWMDLHELEEEFLPDWMRAAAAKGAGHGGSDYHELVEFIEAAEGRRKPSIGLHEAMDMTLPGLVSQQSIAENGSSLPVPNSRDW
- a CDS encoding MFS transporter — its product is MLSRGEVNRSLRSFIVVRGLWGAWGQMVGTNTAVFAGFVLSLGADASDIAFYSAIASILAPVQIISSLFSKTIENKKRWVVWNGVLEALFRGLMITIPFLFVESLHQRMLLIFLVAGLTAGYIYTPFYSNWVAGTVPENIRARFTSRQTIVNSLVGAAVGVMTGRFVDWFPGDEKLMAFVVVFVVGTLCGAAGPLFLRRTPYPSRVDETETRNPLRHLLQPFRDGNFRRLVTFYASWQFALGLSGPLFSVFMLDRLGFGYTAISLLSALGTLATIAGYRAWSVIIDRFGSKPVLQILIIPGALNAFLWGLCQPGNHAMVAVAMLLSGLIMGGINLAVTPLQYALLPKENQDERVAYMASWSTSINLLYAAGPLLGGILVASLAGVRFTVAGFLIQDINLLFFLSGIMRFVPLFLLRPVRDARSISSQQLLSNMFRGNLLSYTFNYIVFNVATAEDRRARAAYRLGRSRNPMAIDHLVQALSDASGKVRRQAARALGETGSEVAVNSLIRELESPSSDIRSEAAEALGQLKHAKAVDPLVEALEDEDPRVRISAISGLGQMEGDDVQELLFWQFSNNVDPLTFPTLVEALSHREDYRIIKPTFDRLGSFTSPAVRLQLLNNICHTLGAGDRFYKLLSMEENERYGELERMIKRTVSRFTESKAVPEDTRRSVESLFALFIQAYERNDVPAMMEQARLLAALIRDSHPVVEQSPLDTLSVYLIIMTMNHFIDSDAHQDLPGAQEIFLAVCMRRIATLVS